In Cryptococcus decagattii chromosome 11, complete sequence, one DNA window encodes the following:
- a CDS encoding diphthamide biosynthesis protein 2, whose product MSDAFSTPADHVLSHPKLEEILKNAQAGPSSMGDGAEGLSIEEAFEVDETVRRVLEGGYKTIGLQFPDELLPSSVSVYRAIQSRVGHTGAQAYVLADSTYGNCCPDVLSCLHLPADFLVHYGHACLTPTDALPVHYVFPRQKLDVKQAVRSLLRASKDELGDEGKKGIVVVWDVSYDWLAGDIRDTFSQDLSVPISFAFIQKPVVAPQKVLKDGKEGRSCMNLQMTHANNPLFIYSPSSQSVSPLHRSTSRLLSRRLFALHQALSADVFGLIVSNIGLASSKPLLARLREDLKRAKKKSYTLSVGRLNPAKLANFAEIECFVLVGCAEGGVVDSKDFLRPIITPWELELALQGPEHVWVPEKWTLDLGTVLKDAQEREVKNEQDPYPSTTDSDDDSLEFSLITGTLRTKKRFATGNGGQASDSNNLLEDRVRDLTLRNQNFSLSKLESAGSTFLASREFQGLQPRYGMDEPSVLEQGRSGVAKGYTEEK is encoded by the exons ATGTCGGACGCATTTTCAACCCCAGCAGACCACGTTTTGTCCCACCCTAAGCTGGAAGAGATCTTGAAGAATGCCCAAGCCGGGCCGTCTAGTATGGGAGATGGAGCTGAAGGATTGAGCATAGAAGAAGCTTTCGAAGTGGATGAGACTGTCAGGAGAGTACTTGAGGGTGGTTATAAGACT ATTGGATTGCAATTCCCCGATGAGCTCTTGCCGTCTTCGGTCTCCGTCTACCGAGCCATCCAGTCTCGAGTAGGACATACCGGGGCTCAAGCATATGTGCTCGCTGACAGCACGTATGGGAA CTGTTGTCCGGATGTCTTGAGTTgtcttcatctcccagCAGATTTCTTAGTACACTACGGACACGCTTGTCTCACTCC AACGGACGCTCTTCCTGTTCATTACGTCTTTCCCCGGCAAAAGCTTGACGTCAAGCAAGCTGTGCGGTCATTGTTAAGAGCGAGCAAGGACGAACTAGGGGATGAGGGCAAGAAAGGTATAGTGGTTGTGTGGGATGTGTCATATGATTGGCTAGCGG GTGATATTAGGGATACATTTTCCCAGGACTTATCTGTCCCGATCAGTTTTGCATTTATTCAAAAGCCAGTTGTTGCCCCACAGAAGGTGCTcaaggatggaaaag agggaagatCCTGTATGAATCTGCAGATGACCCATGCCAACAATCCT CTCTTCATCTactcaccttcttcccaaTCCGTATCGCCTCTCCACCGCAGTacttctcgtcttctctcACGCCGTCTCTTCGCTCTCCATCAAGCGCTATCCGCTGATGTATTCGGTCTTATTGTTTCCAACATCGGTCTCGCATCTTCCAAACCACTTCTTGCACGACTGAGAGAGGATCTGAAAAGagcaaaaaagaagagttATACTCTGAGCGTCGGCAGGCTGAATCCGGCGAAGCTTGCAAATTTTGCAGAAATAGAGTGTTTCGTGTTGGTTGGTTGCGCCGAAGGTGGTGTTGTTGACTCAAAG GATTTTTTGAGACCTATCATTACTCCTTGGGAATTAGAGTTGGCACTCCAAGGCCCAGAGCACGTATGGGTACCGGAGAAGTGGACCTTGGATCTGGGTACCGTTCTGAAAG ATGCCCAAGAACGTGAGGTGAAAAACGAGCAAGACCCTTACCCTTCCACTACTGACAGTGACGACGATTCACTCGAATTTTCACTTATTACCGGAACACTGCGAACTAAGAAACGTTTTGCCACAGGGAACGGCGGCCAGGCTTCCGACAGCAACAACCTATTGGAAGACCGCGTGCGAGACCTGACCTTGCGTAACCAAAACTTTTCACTGTCCAAACTTGAATCCGCCGGAAGTACTTTTTTGGCATCAAGAGAATTTCAAGGACTGCAACCGAGATATGGTATGGATGAGCCCAGTGTTTTGGAACAAGGGAGGAGTGGGGTCGCAAAAGGCTATACAGAGGAGAAGTAG
- a CDS encoding 60S ribosomal protein L32 encodes MPAHIPIVKKRTKHFKRHQSDRYHGVKESWRKPKGIDNRVRRRFKGQIPMPKIGYGSNQKTRHLLPSGHKELLVHNLSELELLLMHSGKYAASIAHGVSSKKRVEIIARAKVLGVKVTNAAAKLRTEEA; translated from the exons ATGCCCGCCCACATCCCCATCGTCAAGAAGCGCACAAAGCACTTCAAGAGGCACCAGTCTGACAGGTACCACGGTGTCAAGgagagctggaggaagcCCAAGGGTATTGACAACAGG GTTCGACGAAGGTTCAAGGGCCAGATCCCCATGCCCAAGATCGGTTACGGTTCCAACCAGAAGACCCGTCACCTCCTCCCTTCCGGCCACAAGGAGCTCCTCGTTCACAACCTCTCCGAGCTCGAGCTTTTGCTCATGCACTCTGGCAAGTACGCCGCTTCCATCGCCCACGGTGTGagcagcaagaagagggtcGAAATCATCGCTAGGGCTAAGGTTTTGGGTGTCAA GGTCACCAACGCCGCTGCCAAGCTCAGGACCGAGGAGGCTTAA